Proteins encoded in a region of the Pigmentiphaga litoralis genome:
- the tolA gene encoding cell envelope integrity protein TolA, whose amino-acid sequence MVPNDNSRRPLPVPPEPGKWPAIGLAVLMHLMLALAFIFGLSWNTTAPGPVQAELWTALPPPNRPEPDPTPDPTPAPAPRPTPAPTPKPLPPPPPPPETRVTPEKPDIAIEQEKKRREAEKKRQADQDAAEQRERDRKEADRKLADKKAADKKEADRQQAEQARRDQDKKEADKKLADKKEADRLAAEKAQKAIADKAAAEKAAAEKVAADKKAAAEKRASDERDRKLREAFRSDTARAAGLEGGREGGREGGREGGNADRNQAAGASGNPGYADLIRSCVRPGVIYAATGSSANGNPTAVFRVQLLPSGDQAGAPRLIRSSGVPAFDRAVENGIRRCDPFPRPPSGRFESNIEVQYRMFD is encoded by the coding sequence ATAGGCCTGGCGGTGCTCATGCACCTGATGCTGGCGCTCGCCTTCATCTTCGGCCTGTCGTGGAACACGACGGCGCCGGGCCCGGTGCAGGCCGAACTGTGGACGGCCTTGCCGCCCCCGAACCGGCCTGAACCCGACCCGACGCCGGATCCGACGCCCGCGCCGGCGCCTCGTCCTACGCCTGCCCCCACGCCCAAGCCGCTTCCTCCTCCGCCGCCACCGCCCGAAACGCGCGTGACGCCGGAAAAGCCCGATATCGCCATCGAGCAGGAAAAGAAGCGCCGCGAAGCCGAAAAGAAACGCCAGGCCGACCAGGACGCCGCCGAGCAGCGCGAACGCGACCGCAAGGAAGCCGATCGCAAGCTGGCCGACAAGAAAGCGGCCGACAAGAAAGAAGCCGATCGTCAGCAGGCCGAACAGGCACGCCGCGACCAGGACAAGAAAGAAGCGGACAAGAAGCTGGCTGACAAGAAGGAAGCCGATCGCCTGGCGGCCGAGAAGGCCCAGAAAGCCATCGCCGACAAGGCGGCTGCCGAAAAGGCTGCCGCTGAGAAGGTCGCCGCCGACAAGAAGGCCGCTGCCGAAAAGCGTGCGTCCGACGAACGCGACCGCAAGTTGCGCGAAGCCTTCCGTAGCGACACCGCGCGCGCAGCCGGCCTGGAAGGCGGACGCGAAGGTGGCCGCGAGGGTGGGCGTGAAGGCGGCAACGCCGATCGCAACCAGGCAGCCGGCGCCAGTGGCAACCCCGGATACGCCGACCTGATCCGGTCGTGCGTGCGTCCGGGCGTGATCTACGCCGCGACCGGCAGCTCGGCCAACGGGAACCCGACGGCCGTGTTCCGAGTCCAGTTACTACCTTCCGGCGACCAGGCCGGAGCCCCACGCCTGATTCGCAGCTCAGGCGTACCCGCGTTCGACCGCGCCGTCGAGAACGGCATCCGGCGCTGCGATCCGTTCCCGCGCCCGCCTTCCGGCCGGTTCGAGTCCAACATAGAAGTTCAATATCGGATGTTCGACTAA
- the tolB gene encoding Tol-Pal system beta propeller repeat protein TolB, giving the protein MMTAAIGLAANAAHAQLTVQISGAGANQYPIAIADFESSDPQGKAIADVIRADLGRTGLFKLIDATGANLSDSSTIGFAAWKTRGADALSVGSVQRGADGRYDIRYRLVDTVKQAQIDGVAFAAGNNPNEIRRTAHQIADRIYEKLTGDRGVFSTRIAYVLKQGPLFELQIADADGQNAQTALRSREPIISPAWSPDGSRLAYVSFESRKPVVYVHSIQTGQRVPVANFKGNNSAPAWSPNGNQLAVVLTRDGLSQIYLMGADGSGLRRLTQSPGIDTEPVFTPDGKSLLFTSDRGGAPQIYRLSIDSGSAERVSFKGTYNISPQLSPDGKTLVYVTRRAGYQIASLDLASGNEMLLTSSGKDESPSFAPNGKMILYATSQGGRGVLAAVSSDGRITQTLSVLSGDVREPTWGPFLTN; this is encoded by the coding sequence ATGATGACCGCTGCCATCGGGCTGGCCGCCAACGCCGCCCATGCCCAATTGACGGTGCAGATCTCGGGCGCCGGCGCCAACCAGTATCCGATCGCCATCGCCGACTTCGAATCGTCCGACCCCCAGGGCAAGGCGATCGCCGACGTGATCCGTGCCGACCTGGGCCGCACCGGCCTGTTCAAGCTGATCGACGCCACCGGCGCCAACCTGTCGGACTCGTCCACGATCGGCTTTGCCGCCTGGAAGACCCGCGGCGCCGACGCGCTGTCGGTCGGCAGCGTGCAGCGCGGCGCCGATGGCCGCTATGACATCCGCTATCGCCTGGTCGACACCGTCAAGCAGGCCCAGATCGACGGCGTGGCCTTCGCCGCCGGCAACAACCCCAACGAAATTCGCCGCACCGCGCACCAGATCGCCGATCGTATCTACGAAAAGCTGACCGGTGATCGCGGCGTGTTCTCGACACGTATCGCCTACGTGCTCAAGCAAGGTCCGCTGTTCGAACTGCAGATCGCCGATGCCGACGGCCAGAACGCCCAGACCGCCCTGCGCTCGCGCGAGCCGATCATCTCGCCCGCCTGGTCGCCCGACGGCTCGCGCCTGGCCTACGTCAGCTTCGAATCGCGCAAGCCGGTCGTGTACGTGCACAGCATCCAGACCGGCCAGCGCGTGCCGGTCGCCAACTTCAAGGGCAACAACAGCGCCCCGGCCTGGTCGCCCAACGGCAACCAGCTGGCGGTCGTGCTGACCCGGGACGGCCTGTCGCAGATCTACCTGATGGGCGCCGACGGTTCCGGCCTGCGCCGCCTGACGCAATCCCCCGGGATCGACACTGAGCCAGTGTTCACACCCGATGGCAAGTCGCTGCTCTTTACCAGCGATCGCGGCGGCGCGCCACAAATCTATCGTTTGAGCATCGACAGCGGTTCTGCCGAGCGCGTGAGCTTCAAAGGCACTTACAATATCTCTCCCCAGTTGTCGCCTGATGGCAAAACCTTGGTGTATGTCACCCGCCGTGCCGGTTACCAGATCGCATCGCTCGACCTTGCCTCCGGCAACGAAATGCTGCTGACCAGCAGCGGCAAGGACGAGTCACCAAGTTTTGCTCCCAACGGAAAAATGATTCTGTATGCAACGTCCCAAGGCGGCCGTGGCGTGCTTGCCGCCGTGTCATCCGACGGCCGCATCACGCAGACGCTTTCGGTTCTGAGCGGCGACGTGCGCGAACCTACCTGGGGGCCTTTCCTCACCAACTGA
- the pal gene encoding peptidoglycan-associated lipoprotein Pal: MFMVAGLAAVITACSSPVKLDESSNVPVEDRTAGSQSGADPRGVARVDTTQGGLDPLNDPKGVLAQRSVYFDFDSYAVSDKFKPLVENHARFLNSNRNRKIVIEGNTDDLGGSEYNLALGQRRSEAVRRMMVLLGVRDDQVEAVSFGKEKPKSTGSDDSSRAENRRADIVYR; encoded by the coding sequence ATGTTTATGGTTGCCGGCCTCGCTGCCGTCATCACCGCTTGCTCCAGCCCGGTCAAGCTCGATGAAAGCTCGAACGTGCCGGTTGAAGACCGTACCGCAGGCTCGCAGTCCGGCGCCGACCCACGTGGCGTTGCTCGTGTCGACACTACCCAAGGCGGCCTCGATCCCCTGAACGACCCGAAGGGCGTGCTGGCCCAGCGTTCGGTCTACTTCGACTTCGACAGCTACGCCGTCAGCGACAAGTTCAAGCCGCTGGTCGAAAACCATGCGCGTTTCCTGAACTCCAACCGCAACCGCAAGATCGTCATCGAAGGCAACACCGATGATCTGGGTGGCAGCGAATACAACCTGGCCCTGGGCCAGCGCCGTTCGGAAGCCGTGCGCCGCATGATGGTATTGTTGGGCGTCCGTGACGACCAGGTCGAAGCCGTGTCGTTCGGCAAGGAAAAGCCCAAGTCCACCGGCAGCGATGACTCGTCGCGCGCCGAAAACCGCCGTGCCGATATCGTTTACCGTTAA
- the ybgF gene encoding tol-pal system protein YbgF, giving the protein MMFRASRNQVLAAVLLSAALSSVPAHAALFSDDDARQAIIDLRKEARDRSDQQAQQLQDALSRLENNQRAQLQLAGQIESQQQEIARLRGQIEILTKQVADTQQAQKDIYLDVDTRLKRLEPQAASIDGQQAMVDPGEKRSYDAAIDMFRSGAYADAIPALSAFVRQYPQSPYTPAAQFYIGSSQYALKDYKAAIAQQQALVKNFPTNVRAPDALLVIAGSQVELNDRRGARTTLERIVKDYPGVPAAQTAKDRLELLK; this is encoded by the coding sequence ATGATGTTTCGCGCTTCCCGCAATCAGGTCTTGGCAGCCGTGCTCTTGAGCGCCGCGCTGTCGAGTGTCCCGGCCCACGCTGCGCTGTTTTCCGATGACGACGCGCGCCAGGCCATCATCGACCTGCGCAAGGAAGCGCGCGACCGATCAGACCAGCAGGCCCAGCAGCTTCAGGATGCCCTGTCGCGCCTCGAAAACAACCAGCGCGCGCAATTGCAGCTCGCCGGTCAGATCGAATCGCAGCAGCAAGAGATCGCCCGTTTGCGCGGGCAGATCGAAATCCTGACGAAGCAGGTTGCCGACACGCAGCAAGCCCAGAAAGACATCTACCTGGACGTCGATACCCGGCTGAAGCGGCTCGAGCCGCAAGCCGCGTCGATCGACGGCCAGCAGGCGATGGTCGATCCGGGTGAAAAACGGTCGTACGACGCTGCGATCGACATGTTCCGAAGCGGCGCCTACGCCGATGCGATCCCCGCGCTGTCCGCCTTCGTGCGCCAGTACCCGCAAAGCCCGTACACGCCCGCCGCCCAGTTCTACATCGGCAGCAGCCAGTACGCGCTCAAGGACTACAAGGCCGCAATCGCGCAGCAGCAGGCGCTGGTCAAGAACTTCCCGACCAACGTGCGGGCCCCCGACGCGTTGCTGGTCATTGCCGGCAGCCAGGTCGAACTGAACGACCGGCGCGGCGCGCGGACCACGCTCGAACGCATCGTGAAGGACTACCCCGGCGTGCCCGCGGCCCAGACGGCCAAGGACAGGCTTGAGTTGCTGAAGTAA
- a CDS encoding ABC transporter substrate-binding protein, with protein MTASPDLIRELAPTGRLRAALNFGNIVLAQRDAQGQPAGVTVDLARELARRLGLEVDFLSYESAGVVADQAQDGVWDIGFMARDPARATGISFTAPYVIIEGSYLVPADSPLQTIADVDASGVRVAVGKGAAYDLFLSRTLKHAEIVRAATSADAIDLFVADKLEAVAGVKQPLIKYAAAHPGWRVIEGRFTAIEQAMAVPKGRPEAFAYVHAFVEEMKASGFVADGLARSQQFDAAVAPPEAMP; from the coding sequence ATGACCGCATCCCCCGATCTCATCCGTGAACTGGCCCCAACCGGCCGCCTGCGCGCCGCGCTCAACTTCGGCAACATCGTCCTGGCGCAGCGTGACGCGCAAGGCCAGCCTGCCGGCGTGACGGTGGATCTGGCGCGTGAACTGGCGCGCCGCCTCGGCCTCGAAGTCGATTTCCTGTCGTATGAATCGGCGGGCGTGGTCGCGGATCAGGCGCAGGATGGCGTGTGGGACATCGGCTTCATGGCGCGCGATCCCGCACGGGCCACGGGCATCTCGTTCACGGCGCCCTACGTCATCATCGAGGGCAGCTACCTGGTGCCGGCCGATTCGCCGCTGCAGACGATTGCCGATGTGGATGCCAGCGGCGTGCGCGTGGCCGTCGGCAAGGGCGCGGCGTACGACCTGTTCCTGAGCCGGACGCTGAAGCACGCCGAAATCGTGCGTGCGGCGACGTCGGCCGATGCCATCGACCTGTTCGTGGCGGACAAGCTCGAGGCCGTCGCCGGGGTAAAACAGCCGCTGATCAAGTACGCTGCGGCGCACCCGGGCTGGCGTGTGATCGAAGGCCGCTTCACGGCGATCGAGCAGGCCATGGCCGTGCCCAAGGGCCGTCCGGAAGCGTTCGCGTATGTGCATGCGTTTGTCGAAGAGATGAAGGCGTCTGGCTTCGTGGCCGACGGCCTGGCCCGCAGCCAGCAGTTCGACGCCGCCGTCGCGCCACCCGAAGCCATGCCGTGA
- a CDS encoding amidohydrolase family protein, whose translation MIIDCHGHYTTAPEELNEYRRLQVAACECGGSGCIFPAPVISDDQIRESVEGKQLRIQRERGTDLTIFSPRAIGMGHHVGDAKTSEAWSTVCNDLIHRVCQLYPENFAGVCQLPQSPGVAPANCIPELERCVNELGFIGCNLNPDPTGGMWTDPPLFDKWWYPLFEKMVELDVPAMIHVSGSCNPHFHATGAHYINGDTTAFMQFLTSKLFKDFPTLKFIIPHGGGAAPYHWGRYRGLALDMGLPPLKELLLNNVYFDTCVYHQPGIDLLLDVIPAENILFASETVGAVRSIDPETGFYFDDTRRYIDASKIGDDAKAKIFEGNARKVYSRLKV comes from the coding sequence ATGATCATCGATTGCCACGGGCACTACACCACCGCCCCCGAAGAACTGAACGAATACCGGCGCCTGCAAGTCGCGGCCTGCGAATGTGGCGGCAGCGGCTGCATCTTCCCGGCGCCCGTGATTTCGGACGACCAGATCCGCGAAAGCGTCGAAGGCAAGCAATTGCGTATCCAGCGCGAACGCGGCACCGACCTGACGATCTTTTCGCCGCGCGCGATCGGCATGGGGCACCACGTGGGCGACGCCAAGACCAGCGAAGCATGGTCCACCGTGTGCAACGACTTGATCCACCGGGTGTGCCAGCTCTACCCCGAGAACTTTGCGGGCGTCTGCCAGTTGCCGCAAAGCCCGGGCGTTGCGCCGGCCAACTGCATTCCGGAGCTGGAACGTTGCGTGAATGAACTTGGCTTCATCGGCTGCAACCTGAACCCGGATCCGACCGGCGGCATGTGGACCGATCCGCCACTGTTCGACAAGTGGTGGTACCCGCTGTTCGAAAAGATGGTCGAACTGGACGTGCCCGCCATGATCCACGTGAGCGGGTCGTGCAACCCGCACTTTCATGCGACCGGCGCGCACTACATCAACGGCGATACCACTGCCTTCATGCAGTTCCTGACGTCCAAGCTGTTCAAGGACTTTCCGACACTCAAGTTCATCATCCCGCACGGCGGTGGCGCCGCCCCGTATCACTGGGGCCGCTATCGTGGCCTGGCGCTGGACATGGGCCTGCCACCCCTGAAGGAACTGCTGCTCAACAACGTGTACTTCGACACCTGCGTGTATCACCAACCCGGCATCGACCTGCTGCTGGATGTGATTCCGGCCGAAAATATCCTGTTCGCGTCGGAAACGGTGGGCGCGGTGCGCAGCATCGACCCGGAGACGGGTTTCTATTTCGACGACACGCGGCGGTATATCGATGCGTCGAAGATTGGCGACGATGCCAAGGCGAAGATATTCGAAGGCAACGCCAGAAAGGTTTACAGCCGCCTGAAGGTCTGA
- a CDS encoding amidohydrolase family protein, with protein MTLHVIDVHPHIITTDTATYPRAPLHGTQSTWSQERPTTTEQLLAAMDDAGVARAAIVQASTCYGFDNAYVADAVAAHPDRFTGVFSVDVMAPDAPERIRHWVDRKLTGLRLFTAGSTITGQAPGLGDPASFAAWDCAADLNLPVCVQMRVAGLPQLKVLLDRYPDLPIIIDHLLNIPLDDGPPYHEAEALYGLSAYPNIYLKLTPVILKKAREGKATPESFFKQVFAEFGAPRIAWGSNFPASPGSLKDLLQDTQAALAWASAGDQDWVFRKTAEMLYPALQADPASATPDDNKEFA; from the coding sequence ATGACTCTCCACGTCATCGACGTCCATCCGCACATCATCACGACGGACACCGCGACCTACCCTCGCGCACCCTTGCACGGCACGCAGTCCACCTGGTCGCAGGAGCGCCCCACCACCACCGAGCAACTGCTTGCCGCCATGGATGACGCGGGCGTGGCCCGGGCCGCGATCGTGCAGGCGTCGACCTGCTATGGCTTTGACAACGCGTATGTGGCCGATGCCGTGGCGGCGCACCCGGATCGGTTCACTGGCGTGTTTTCGGTGGATGTCATGGCGCCGGATGCCCCGGAACGTATCCGCCATTGGGTCGACCGGAAGCTGACCGGCCTGCGTCTGTTCACGGCCGGCAGCACCATCACAGGCCAGGCGCCCGGCCTGGGTGACCCGGCCAGCTTTGCGGCCTGGGATTGCGCCGCGGACTTGAATCTGCCGGTGTGTGTGCAGATGCGCGTGGCTGGCCTGCCGCAACTGAAGGTGCTGCTGGATCGATATCCTGACCTGCCCATCATCATCGACCACCTGCTGAATATTCCGCTCGACGATGGCCCGCCGTACCACGAGGCCGAGGCGCTGTACGGGCTGTCTGCCTACCCGAACATCTATCTGAAGCTGACGCCCGTGATCCTGAAAAAGGCCCGGGAAGGCAAGGCCACCCCCGAGTCCTTTTTCAAGCAGGTGTTCGCCGAGTTCGGCGCGCCGCGTATCGCGTGGGGATCGAATTTTCCGGCCAGCCCGGGCTCGCTCAAAGACTTGCTGCAGGACACGCAAGCGGCCCTGGCCTGGGCATCGGCCGGCGACCAGGACTGGGTCTTTCGCAAGACTGCAGAAATGCTTTACCCCGCATTGCAGGCCGACCCCGCGTCGGCCACCCCAGACGACAACAAGGAGTTCGCATGA
- a CDS encoding carboxymuconolactone decarboxylase family protein — translation MPHPQDIDPHSGCRLPLPSRDALGEAGQAAWDRANRPGTLAGLRGPAGLQLHSPETSPHLAALNIYLRQAAGFAPRVREVAILATAREMDSQFEWATHEAEALRVGVPSEVVEAIRHGRALDGLPDEDVLIIDLARQLWRTHRVSADTYAQLHARFGTRQMLELVVLMGTYANTAAMLALVDMQVPPEFPGRLPELAR, via the coding sequence ATGCCACACCCGCAAGACATCGATCCCCATTCCGGCTGCCGCCTGCCGCTGCCGTCGCGCGACGCGCTGGGCGAGGCCGGGCAGGCCGCATGGGACCGCGCCAACCGACCGGGCACGCTGGCCGGTCTGCGCGGCCCGGCGGGCCTGCAGTTGCATAGCCCCGAGACCTCCCCCCATCTGGCGGCCTTGAACATCTACCTGCGGCAAGCGGCAGGGTTTGCGCCGCGCGTTCGTGAAGTCGCGATCCTGGCCACCGCGCGTGAGATGGACAGCCAGTTCGAATGGGCCACGCACGAGGCCGAGGCGCTGCGGGTCGGCGTGCCGTCCGAAGTGGTCGAAGCGATTCGCCACGGCCGCGCGCTGGATGGTCTGCCTGATGAAGACGTCCTGATCATCGATCTGGCACGGCAGTTGTGGCGCACCCATCGGGTCAGCGCCGACACCTATGCCCAGCTGCATGCACGTTTCGGAACCCGTCAGATGCTGGAGCTGGTGGTGCTGATGGGGACCTATGCCAATACCGCCGCCATGCTTGCCCTGGTCGACATGCAGGTGCCCCCCGAATTTCCCGGACGCCTGCCCGAGCTGGCGCGGTGA
- a CDS encoding tripartite tricarboxylate transporter substrate-binding protein, whose product MTRTTTRDVNPGANPAQGPAMPSATHGRMHWRRGLAVAACAALATGALAQPQGIAPDYPNKPITVVVAFGPGGAGDLVTRRVAQAMSATTGQSVIVENRPGAGAAAAAVTVAKAKPDGYTVLLTGNGTAISSVLFQNLPYNLARDFRHVSSIASFDLGLIVDGQSPFKSVADVIAFAKGNPGKLNIGTSRIGSTQHLAAEMFKSMAGIDAVSVPYKTTGEMVSAVRANDVQVAFEVLSPILGQLSSNAIRAVAVTASKRFPGLPNVPTVAEGGVPGFDASSWAGFSVPAATPTPVVQKLSAIVQAAVASPDVQASLQGMGYVASASTPEQMTTRISDDAAKWKKVIVQAEIPLQ is encoded by the coding sequence ATGACAAGAACCACGACGCGGGATGTGAACCCAGGCGCGAACCCGGCCCAGGGGCCAGCCATGCCTTCGGCCACGCATGGCCGCATGCATTGGCGCAGGGGCCTGGCAGTGGCCGCCTGCGCAGCCCTGGCGACCGGCGCGCTGGCTCAACCGCAGGGGATCGCACCGGACTACCCGAACAAGCCGATCACCGTGGTGGTGGCCTTCGGCCCGGGCGGCGCCGGGGACCTGGTGACCCGCCGCGTGGCGCAGGCCATGTCGGCCACCACCGGGCAATCCGTGATCGTTGAAAACCGGCCCGGTGCCGGCGCTGCGGCCGCGGCCGTCACGGTCGCCAAAGCCAAGCCCGATGGCTACACGGTGCTGTTGACGGGCAACGGCACGGCCATCAGTTCGGTGCTGTTCCAGAACCTGCCCTACAACCTGGCGCGGGACTTTCGCCACGTGTCGTCGATCGCGTCGTTCGACCTGGGGCTGATCGTGGACGGGCAGTCGCCGTTCAAATCGGTTGCCGACGTGATCGCGTTCGCCAAGGGGAACCCCGGCAAGCTCAATATCGGCACGTCGCGCATCGGCAGCACGCAGCATCTGGCGGCCGAAATGTTCAAGTCCATGGCCGGCATCGATGCCGTCAGTGTGCCGTACAAGACCACCGGCGAGATGGTCAGCGCCGTCCGCGCGAACGACGTGCAGGTGGCCTTTGAAGTGCTGTCGCCGATCCTGGGGCAGTTGTCATCGAACGCCATCCGCGCCGTGGCCGTGACCGCGAGCAAACGGTTCCCTGGCCTGCCGAACGTCCCGACGGTGGCCGAGGGCGGCGTGCCGGGCTTTGATGCGTCGTCGTGGGCCGGTTTCAGCGTGCCGGCCGCGACACCGACGCCCGTCGTGCAGAAGCTGTCGGCCATCGTGCAGGCCGCCGTGGCGTCCCCCGACGTGCAGGCGTCCTTGCAGGGCATGGGCTACGTGGCCTCTGCCAGCACGCCCGAGCAGATGACGACCCGCATCAGCGACGACGCTGCCAAATGGAAGAAAGTGATCGTGCAGGCCGAGATCCCGCTGCAGTGA
- a CDS encoding Bug family tripartite tricarboxylate transporter substrate binding protein, protein MKLLRFRVRRTTLALVISTVAAAHALPAAAQGNTYPDKPIRMSLPYGAGGIGDLTARVVTQKVSEILGQPIVIENRPGAGGVPSFQAGMQAPADGYTLVTGGNGTAITQTLIKDLPYSIINDFTQVATMSKFALVVVVRADSPYKSLGELVAYGKANPGKLSLGTANMGSSQHLGAELFKSVAGIDAQVIPYKMSPALLTGIRSGDIDAAFEFVPPMLASIKGGTVRALAIADDKRSPALSDVPTSKESGLDGYVVTSWNGVSARAGTPPEIVEKLNKAFVAAVNSPEVAQKLRDMNSEPYALTAPQARELMVSDVAKWKTVIQRANLPIN, encoded by the coding sequence GTGAAACTGTTGCGCTTCCGCGTTCGCCGGACCACTCTCGCCCTCGTCATTTCGACCGTGGCGGCCGCCCACGCCCTGCCCGCCGCGGCGCAGGGCAACACCTATCCCGACAAGCCCATTCGTATGTCCCTGCCCTATGGCGCAGGCGGCATCGGTGACCTGACCGCGCGGGTCGTCACCCAGAAGGTCAGCGAGATCCTCGGGCAACCGATCGTGATCGAGAACCGGCCCGGCGCCGGTGGCGTGCCTTCGTTCCAGGCCGGCATGCAGGCGCCCGCCGATGGCTACACACTCGTCACTGGCGGCAATGGCACGGCCATCACGCAGACGCTGATCAAGGACCTGCCCTACAGCATCATCAATGACTTCACGCAGGTCGCCACCATGTCCAAGTTCGCCCTGGTCGTGGTGGTGCGCGCCGACTCGCCCTACAAGTCGCTGGGCGAACTGGTGGCCTACGGCAAGGCCAATCCCGGCAAGCTGAGCCTGGGCACCGCCAACATGGGGTCGTCGCAGCACCTGGGCGCCGAACTGTTCAAGTCGGTGGCCGGCATCGATGCCCAGGTCATTCCCTACAAGATGAGCCCCGCGCTGCTGACCGGCATCCGGTCGGGCGACATCGACGCCGCATTCGAATTCGTGCCGCCCATGCTGGCATCGATCAAGGGCGGCACCGTCCGCGCGCTGGCGATTGCCGACGACAAGCGCAGCCCGGCCTTGTCGGATGTGCCGACCTCCAAGGAAAGCGGCCTGGATGGCTATGTCGTGACGTCGTGGAACGGTGTGTCCGCCCGCGCCGGCACGCCGCCCGAGATCGTTGAAAAGCTCAACAAGGCGTTCGTCGCGGCGGTGAACTCGCCCGAAGTCGCACAGAAGCTGCGCGACATGAATTCCGAACCCTATGCGCTGACGGCCCCCCAGGCCCGCGAACTG